A stretch of the Medicago truncatula cultivar Jemalong A17 chromosome 5, MtrunA17r5.0-ANR, whole genome shotgun sequence genome encodes the following:
- the LOC11410964 gene encoding bystin, with amino-acid sequence MAKKRKERIQNPEPFIPDGTEYAKSKKSSKAPKRHQKEGELIDSHISSKIIKEAKLQLREVEEEDEADEQNVTRNSFRGVEEAPNVPIVAEDDIDGDIDDFSGFDENQSHVDGEVADITPEDERILALFNSKDSGGQITLADTIVKRLAGPVATENPPVPKMDEKILDIYKGVADLLSRYTVGKIPKAFKHIPSMQNWEEVLYLTEPQKWSPNALFQATRIFASNFGAKKAERFYKLVLLPRVRDDIKKNQRLHFALYQTLKKSLYKPAAFFKGILFPLCESRTCTLREAVIVGSIIEKCTIPPLHSSVALLKLAGMDYCGTTSYFIKLFLEKKYALPYRVVDAVVAHFMRFENDTRTMPVIWHQSLLAFVQRYKNELQKEDKENLKLLLEKQNHILVTPEISRELDHSRNRGEKEDDLMSNSAPVSVINKTIKEDRFDIPDVPMELD; translated from the exons ATGGCgaagaagagaaaggaaagaattCAAAACCCCGAACCCTTCATTCCAGATGGCACTGAATATGCCAAATCCAAGAAATCCTCCAAAGCTCCAAAGCGCCACCAGAAAGAAGGCGAGTTGATTGATTCTCACATCAGTTCAAAAATTATCAAGGAAGCTAAGCTTCAATTGAGAGAGGttgaagaggaagatgaagcTGATGAACAAAATGTTACTAGAAACTCGTTTCGCGGTGTCGAAGAGGCTCCCAATGTTCCCATTGTTGCTGAGGATGATATTGATGGTGATATTGATGATTTTAGTGGGTTTGATGAAAATCAAAGCCATGTTGATGGTGAAGTTGCT GATATTACTCCGGAGGATGAGAGAATATTGGCATTATTCAATTCCAAGGACTCGGGTGGCCAGATAACACTTGCAGACACCATTGTTAAAAGATTAGCAGGACCTGTTGCTACAG AGAATCCACCAGTGCctaaaatggatgaaaaaattCTTGACATATACAAAGG GGTTGCAGATCTTCTTAGCAGATATACAGTAGGCAAAATCCCCAAGGCATTTAAACACATCCCTTCGATGCAAAATTGGGAGGAGGTCTTATATCTTACTGAACCTCAAAAGTGGTCTCCAAATGCTTTGTTTCAAGCCACTAGGATTTTTGCTTCTAATTTCGGTGCAAAAAAGGCTGAGCGCTTCTACAAGCTTGTGTTGCTTCCAAGAGTGAGAGATGATATAAAAAAGAACCAACGGCTGCATTTTGCTTTATACCAAACACTGAAAAAGTCATTGTACAAACCTGCTGCTTTCTTTAAGGGGATATTATTTCCACTATGCGAG TCACGCACATGCACTCTCAGAGAAGCAGTCATTGTTGGAAGCATTATAGAGAAGTGTACTATTCCTCCACTCCATTCAAG TGTTGCCCTATTGAAGCTTGCTGGGATGGATTATTGTGGCACTACAAG CTATTTCATAAAGCTTTTTCTGGAGAAGAAATATGCATTGCCGTATCGTGTGGTTGATGCAGTTGTTGCGCATTTCATGAGATTTGAAAATGATACTAGAACAATGCCTGTTATATGGCACCAATCACTTCTTGCATTTGTGCAGAG GTACAAAAATGAACTACAGAAGGAAGATAAGGAAAATTTAAAGCTTCTTCTGGAAAAGCAAAATCATATCTTG GTTACACCTGAAATAAGTAGAGAGCTAGACCACAGCCGTAACCGAGGTGAAAAGGAGGACGATCTTATGTCAAATT CCGCTCCAGTATCTGTGATAAACAAGACTATCAAAGAAGATAGATTCGACATTCCAGATGTACCAATGGAGTTGGACTAA
- the LOC25494573 gene encoding uncharacterized protein — protein MGPQTFLKLCDMLEREGGLRPTRWSSVEEQVAKSLYILTHNAKNREVNFWFRRSGETISRHLHQVLKAILELEEKFIVQPDGSTIPLEISSSTRFYPYFKNCVGAIDGTHIRVKVSAKDAPRYRGRKEYPTQNVLAACTFDLKFTYVLAGWEGFASDSRIIKNALTREDKLKIPQGKYYLVDAGFMLTSGLITPYRGVRYHLKEFSARNPPLNYKELFNLRHASLRNAIERAFGVLKKGFEILSNSTEPAYGVKAHKLIIFACCILHNYLMSAEPNEDLIAEIDAELANQNIMTSKKQLSTNNGNSGSLTWNKAMDDALVDALMQEFENGNKVNGTFTSIAYKNVTDELVRLFGDQIDKLWDAEEPVWAALIESKPKAAHWRVDSFPNYKKISILHGPNRADGDESGTFKEIRKRGASITEEDFVETIQDIDDRVARNEVTLESFDAPDYDFTLPETQSYDPSTMASGGKRKRLKVAKNKETYNDIIELKESMKVVAEALREGNAAIREGNEITRERHKHELPPISGEETWNLLEECGCDPNSLPKIYRVVMKDVDILRMILQCPPKARKAVIMETVFGSSD, from the exons ATGGGTCCTCAAACTTTTTTAAAGTTATGCGATATGTTAGAAAGAGAAGGGGGCTTACGACCTACAAGATGGTCAAGTGTGGAAGAACAAGTTGCAAAATCACTTTACATACTAACCCATAATGCTAAAAATCGTGAAGTCAACTTTTGGTTTCGTCGTTCGGGTGAGACAATTAGCCGTCATCTCCATCAAGTTTTGAAAGCTATTCTTGAATTGGAAGAAAAGTTTATTGTACAACCTGATGGATCAACGATCCCCTTAGAAATTTCTAGTAGCACTAGATTCTACCCATATTTTAAG AATTGTGTTGGTGCTATAGATGGAACACATATACGAGTCAAGGTATCTGCAAAAGACGCCCCTCGTTATCGTGGTAGGAAAGAGTATCCAACACAAAATGTTTTAGCAGCGTGCACTTTTGATTTAAAGTTCACGTATGTGCTTGCGGGATGGGAAGGCTTCGCCTCTGACTCAAGAATAATAAAGAATGCATTAACACGAGAAGATAAACTTAAAATTCCTCAAG GAAAATATTATCTAGTTGATGCTGGTTTCATGTTGACAAGTGGACTTATTACGCCTTATAGAGGAGTTCGGTATCACTTGAAAGAATTTTCGGCAAGAAATCCACCCCTAAATTATAAAGAATTGTTTAATCTTCGGCATGCGTCTTTACGAAATGCAATTGAAAGAGCCTTTGGTGTATTAAAAAAAGGATTTGAGATTTTATCAAATTCAACAGAACCCGCTTATGGAGTCAAAGCtcataaattaatcatttttgcATGTTGCATTCTTCACAATTATCTAATGAGCGCAGAACCAAATGAAGACCTTATAGCTGAAATAGATGCCGAACTTGCAAATCAAAAT attatgacATCGAAAAAGCAATTGTCAACCAACAATGGTAATTCTGGGTCTTTGACCTGGAATAAAGCCATGGATGATGCTCTTGTTGATGCTCTCATGCAAGAATTTGAAAACGGTAACAAAGTTAACGGTACCTTCACGTCAATAGCATATAAAAATGTTACAGATGAACTCGTGAGATTGTTTGGTGACCAAATTGATAAG TTATGGGATGCGGAAGAACCAGTTTGGGCTGCTCTAATTGAG TCGAAACCAAAAGCAGCACATTGGAGAGTTGATTCATTTCCAAACTATAAAAAGATATCAATACTTCATGGGCCTAACCGAGCTGATGGGGATGAATCTGGAACTTTTAAAGAGATCAGAAAACGAGGGGCATCGATCACTGAGGAAGATTTTGTTGAAACTATTCAAGATATTGATGACCGTGTTGCTCGGAATGAGGTAACTTTGGAGAGCTTTGATGCTCCTGATTATGACTTTACTTTACCTGAAACACAATCATATGATCCTTCAACCATGGCAAGTGGTGGAAAAAGGAAGAGATTGAAAGTGGCTAAGAATAAAGAGACATACAATGATATTATTGAACTTAAAGAGTCAATGAAAGTGGTTGCAGAGGCACTCAGAGAAGGAAATGCTGCAATACGGGAAGGAAATGAAATAACGAGAGAACGTCATAAACACGAGTTGCCTCCAATTTCAGGAGAAGAGACTTGGAATTTATTAGAGGAGTGTGGATGTGACCCAAATTCATTGCCTAAGATATATCGTGTTGTCATGAAAGATGTAGACATACTTAGAATGATTCTTCAGTGTCCACCCAAAGCACGCAAAGCAGTCATAATGGAAACTGTCTTTGGTTCTTCTGATTAA